A part of Cannabis sativa cultivar Pink pepper isolate KNU-18-1 chromosome 6, ASM2916894v1, whole genome shotgun sequence genomic DNA contains:
- the LOC115724984 gene encoding cytochrome P450 71D11 yields the protein MEFQQIIPSFQVLLFSFFMIIVVSILLKRAQTSNNSASKLPPGPWRLPFLGNLHQLLGPLPHHTFRDLAKKHGPFMYLKIGQVPTIVVSSPEYAKEVMKVHDNALASRPNNLVTQILAYNGTDIIFAPYGQYWKEVKKICVQELLTLSRVKTFQPIREEESFNIVKNIASKVGSPINLTQMLKSLSYSIIARAAFGEKRSDHDDFVYIMKETVKLSAGFAFGDVFPSLSFLDWYTISKFKDLKLRSSRIVDRIIKLHIDDQDKEIKSPTKKSGEEEDLVDVLLRFHKSEDPNKFTLTKDNLKAIIASIFGAGSDTSSVTMELAMAEMMRNPRVMKKAQDEVREVFAEKGFVDESSINEMTYLKSVVKETLRLHPPAAMLFPRESREKCDINGYEIPMKTKILVNAWAIGRDPKYWTEPESFMPERFLESSIDFKGNNFEFIPFGAGRRICPGISFALTSIELPLAFLLYHFDWKLPNGMKPEELDVRLKRFGITVCRKKDLYLIPSKYEPPSMAKAINIK from the exons aTGGAGTTCCAACAAATAATACCCTCTTTCCAAGTCCttctcttttcattttttatgaTTATTGTGGTGAGCATACTCTTGAAGAGAGCTCAAACAAGCAATAACTCAGCTTCAAAACTACCCCCAGGTCCATGGAGACTACCCTTCCTGGGAAACTTGCACCAACTTTTGGGCCCTTTGCCTCATCACACATTCAGAGACTTAGCCAAAAAACATGGACCATTTATGTACCTCAAAATTGGACAAGTTCCAACCATAGTAGTTTCATCACCAGAGTATGCTAAAGAGGTCATGAAAGTCCATGATAATGCTCTTGCATCAAGACCCAATAATCTTGTTACGCAAATCTTGGCATATAATGGTACGGACATTATATTTGCTCCATATGGTCAGTATTGGAAAGAGGTAAAAAAGATTTGTGTGCAAGAGCTTCTAACCCTATCTAGGGTTAAAACTTTTCAACCCATTAGAGAAGAAGAGTCGTTTAATATTGTAAAAAATATAGCTTCAAAAGTTGGCTCACCTATCAATCTTACTCAAATGTTGAAAAGTTTGTCTTATAGCATCATAGCTAGGGCTGCCTTTGGCGAGAAAAGAAGTGATCATGATGACTTCGTATATATTATGAAGGAAACTGTGAAATTGTCTGCAGGGTTTGCATTTGGAGATGTGTTTCCATCTTTGAGTTTTCTTGATTGGTATACTATAAGTAAATTCAAAGATTTGAAACTAAGGTCTTCAAGAATAGTGGACAGAATTATCAAGTTACATATAGATGATCAAGACAAGGAGATCAAATCACCCACAAAGAAAAGTGGAGAAGAGGAAGACTTGGTTGATGTTCTTTTGAGGTTTCATAAAAGTGAAGATCCTAATAAGTTCACATTAACAAAGGACAATCTTAAAGCAATTATTGCT agCATATTTGGAGCTGGGAGTGATACATCATCAGTAACTATGGAGTTGGCTATGGCAGAAATGATGAGAAATCCAAGAGTGATGAAAAAAGCTCAAGACGAGGTTAGAGAAGTCTTTGCCGAAAAAGGGTTTGTGGATGAATCTTCAATCAATGAGATGACATACTTAAAATCAGTTGTGAAAGAAACTTTAAGGTTGCATCCCCCAGCTGCCATGTTATTTCCAAGAGAAAGTAGAGAAAAGTGTGATATTAATGGTTATGAAATTCCTATGAAAACTAAGATACTTGTAAATGCATGGGCAATTGGAAGAGATCCTAAATATTGGACTGAACCTGAGAGTTTTATGCCAGAGAGGTTTCTTGAAAGCTCTATTGATTTTAAGGGaaataattttgagtttatcCCATTCGGCGCTGGAAGGAGAATATGTCCCGGAATATCATTTGCTCTCACCAGTATTGAGCTTCCTCTAGCATTTTTGCTATATCATTTCGATTGGAAACTTCCCAATGGAATGAAACCTGAAGAGTTGGATGTTAGACTAA